In Pseudomonadales bacterium, the sequence CGCGGCGGACAGCAGAGGCGAGGCGATGGAGATCGAGCAGCTCTCGAAGCGGGACCGTTTCGAATTCAACAAGTTGCAGAAGCGGCTGCGGCGCAATGTCGGCCGTGCCATCGAAGAGTACAACATGATCGAGGCGGGCGACCGGGTGATGGTCTGCCTCTCCGGCGGCAAGGACTCCTACACCCTGCTCGACATTCTGCTCAACCTGCGCGACCACGCGCCGCTCGACTTCGAGCTGATCGCCGTCAACCTCGATCAGAAGCAGCCCGGCTTTCCGCAGGAGGTGCTGCCCGGCTACCTGAGCCGGCTCGGCGTTCCGTTCCACATTCTGGAGCGCGACACCTACAGCATCGTCAAAAGCATCGTCCCCGAGGGCAAGACCACCTGCGGTCTCTGCTCGCGGCTGCGGCGCGGCAATCTCTACAGCTTTGCGCAGCAGATCGGCGCCACCAAGATCGCGCTCGGCCACCACCGTGACGACATCATCGAAACGCTGTTTCTCAACCTGTTCCATGGCGGCAAGCTGAAGGCGATGCCGCCGAAGCTGCTCAGCGATGATGGGCGCAATGTGGTGATCCGGC encodes:
- the ttcA gene encoding tRNA 2-thiocytidine(32) synthetase TtcA → MEQLSKRDRFEFNKLQKRLRRNVGRAIEEYNMIEAGDRVMVCLSGGKDSYTLLDILLNLRDHAPLDFELIAVNLDQKQPGFPQEVLPGYLSRLGVPFHILERDTYSIVKSIVPEGKTTCGLCSRLRRGNLYSFAQQIGATKIALGHHRDDIIETLFLNLFHGGKLKAMPPKLLSDDGRNVVIRPLAFCTEEDIAAYARLKAFPIIPCNLCGSQQNLQRQKVKEMLQQWERQQPGRLDVIFAAIRNVAPSQLADVRLFDFVNLTASAAPAAADDDDRLQLLQL